Proteins encoded by one window of Microbacterium testaceum:
- a CDS encoding PucR family transcriptional regulator translates to MPATLRTLLDDPSFPLRVLTRLDDDALDRPLSWVHSSDLPDPTPYLEAGNLLLTNGAQFSPDPDADEARAYCRRLRELGVAGLGFATDIIHDRVPEAVLRAGEAADLPIVEIADRAPFIRIIRFVADIIAAEGAARLSWLLDAQRAVARAAVRDDGLREILATLSRLLDAWVELYDAVGGRLSSPGLRAAPAEVEAEVGRDVRRLLERRTAASLVVPSAGHALVQTIGQSGRLRGVLAVGGPEPLDPAGRDLVASVVALASIALEQQRGLQSALRGVRAGVIDLLVDGHGDTARRVAASALGGLPAAPYLVGVVRGAAARAGLHDELDLVSSDPARMFSAERDDDIIVLVADDAAPALAALAERRSLRVGTVRHTDDDDLAEDLRRAEHAASDAAAGTVRAYDELAGRGLVGALRERGGAVLARSLLQPLEVLPALERERLIAAARVWLDANGAWDPAARSLGIHRHTLRARMAQLEQVLEIDLSSFAARAELWAALELAGPPARA, encoded by the coding sequence ATGCCCGCGACGCTCCGCACCCTCCTCGACGACCCGTCGTTCCCCCTGCGCGTGCTGACCCGACTCGACGACGACGCGCTCGACCGGCCCCTGTCGTGGGTGCATAGCTCCGACCTGCCCGATCCCACCCCGTACCTCGAGGCCGGCAACCTGCTTCTGACCAACGGGGCGCAGTTCTCTCCGGATCCGGATGCCGATGAGGCACGGGCCTATTGCCGACGTCTCCGTGAGCTCGGGGTGGCGGGCCTCGGCTTCGCGACCGACATCATCCACGACCGCGTGCCCGAGGCGGTGCTGCGCGCGGGTGAGGCGGCCGACCTGCCGATCGTCGAGATCGCCGATCGCGCGCCGTTCATCCGGATCATCCGCTTCGTCGCCGACATCATCGCCGCCGAGGGCGCCGCGCGCCTGTCGTGGCTGCTCGACGCCCAGCGCGCGGTGGCCCGAGCTGCGGTGCGCGACGACGGCCTGCGCGAGATCCTCGCCACCCTGTCACGCCTTCTCGACGCGTGGGTCGAGCTGTACGACGCGGTCGGTGGGCGCCTGTCGTCGCCGGGTCTGCGGGCCGCGCCGGCCGAGGTCGAGGCCGAGGTCGGTCGCGACGTGCGGCGCCTGCTCGAGCGACGCACCGCGGCGAGCCTCGTCGTGCCGTCGGCCGGCCACGCGCTGGTGCAGACGATCGGGCAGAGCGGGCGACTGCGCGGCGTGCTCGCGGTCGGTGGACCCGAGCCGCTCGACCCGGCGGGCCGGGATCTCGTGGCCTCGGTCGTGGCGCTGGCGAGCATCGCGCTCGAGCAGCAGCGCGGACTGCAGTCGGCCCTGCGCGGCGTGCGCGCGGGGGTCATCGACCTGCTCGTCGACGGACACGGCGACACGGCGCGGCGCGTGGCCGCGTCTGCGCTCGGGGGTCTCCCCGCGGCGCCGTACCTGGTCGGGGTCGTGCGCGGGGCGGCAGCGCGTGCGGGACTGCACGACGAGCTCGACCTCGTCTCGAGCGACCCCGCCCGCATGTTCTCTGCCGAGCGCGACGACGACATCATCGTGCTCGTGGCGGACGACGCGGCCCCCGCGCTCGCGGCGCTCGCGGAGCGACGGTCGCTACGCGTCGGAACCGTCCGTCACACTGACGACGACGACCTCGCCGAGGATCTGCGACGAGCGGAGCACGCGGCGAGCGACGCTGCGGCCGGCACCGTCCGCGCCTACGACGAGCTCGCGGGCCGCGGCCTGGTGGGGGCGCTCCGCGAACGGGGCGGCGCGGTGCTCGCCCGCTCCCTGCTGCAGCCTCTCGAGGTGCTCCCGGCGCTCGAGCGGGAGCGACTGATCGCGGCGGCGCGGGTCTGGCTCGACGCCAACGGCGCCTGGGATCCCGCGGCGCGGAGCCTCGGCATCCATCGCCACACCCTGAGGGCGCGCATGGCGCAGCTCGAGCAGGTGCTCGAGATCGACCTGTCGAGCTTCGCCGCGCGCGCCGAGCTGTGGGCCGCGCTGGAACTGGCGGGTCCTCCCGCCCGCGCGTGA
- a CDS encoding CoA-acylating methylmalonate-semialdehyde dehydrogenase — protein sequence MTDHDLPVIAHWIDGAESAPTGGRTAPVYNPATGAVQAHVALAGEADIQAAIASASRGFAEWSGSSIAKRQSVLFAFRELLNARKGELAEILTAEHGKVLSDAMGEIARGQEVVELATGFPHLIKGAYSENASTGVDVYSLKQPLGVVGIISPFNFPAMVPMWFFPIALAAGNAVVLKPSEKDPSASLWLARLWKEAGLPAGAFTVLQGDKVAVDGLLEAPEVQSISFVGSTPIAQYIYETASKNGKRVQALGGAKNHMLVLPDADLDLVADSAVNAGFGAAGERCMAVSVVLAVEPVADELIAKVTERIMKLRIGNGADADEPDMGPLISGAHRDKVSLYVDIAEADGATIVVDGRGFSVDGHEEGFFFGPTLLDEVPTTSRAYTEEIFGPVLSVVRVKTYEEGLALINSGEFGNGTAIFTNDGGAARRFQHEVQVGMIGINVPIPVPVAYHSFGGWKKSLFGDAKAYGVHGFDFFTREKAVTSRWLDPATHGGINLGFPQNS from the coding sequence ATGACCGACCACGACCTCCCCGTCATCGCGCACTGGATCGACGGCGCCGAGAGCGCCCCGACGGGCGGACGCACCGCCCCCGTCTACAACCCCGCCACCGGCGCGGTGCAGGCGCACGTCGCGCTGGCCGGTGAGGCCGACATCCAGGCCGCGATCGCCTCGGCCAGCCGCGGCTTCGCCGAGTGGAGCGGCTCCTCCATCGCGAAGCGCCAGAGCGTGCTGTTCGCGTTCCGCGAGCTGTTGAACGCGCGCAAGGGCGAGCTGGCCGAGATCCTCACCGCCGAGCACGGCAAGGTGCTCTCCGACGCGATGGGCGAGATCGCCCGCGGCCAGGAGGTCGTCGAGCTCGCGACCGGCTTCCCGCACCTCATCAAGGGCGCCTACAGCGAGAACGCCTCCACCGGCGTCGACGTGTACTCGCTCAAGCAGCCGCTCGGCGTCGTCGGCATCATCAGCCCCTTCAACTTCCCCGCCATGGTGCCGATGTGGTTCTTCCCCATCGCCCTCGCCGCCGGCAACGCCGTCGTGCTGAAGCCGAGCGAGAAGGATCCCTCCGCGTCGCTCTGGCTCGCGCGCCTGTGGAAGGAGGCGGGCCTTCCCGCCGGCGCCTTCACCGTGCTGCAGGGCGACAAGGTCGCCGTCGACGGACTGCTCGAGGCCCCCGAGGTGCAGTCGATCTCGTTCGTCGGCTCCACCCCCATCGCGCAGTACATCTACGAAACCGCGTCGAAGAACGGCAAGCGCGTGCAGGCCCTGGGCGGCGCCAAGAACCACATGCTGGTGCTGCCCGACGCCGACCTCGACCTCGTGGCCGACTCCGCCGTCAACGCCGGCTTCGGCGCCGCGGGCGAGCGGTGCATGGCCGTCTCGGTCGTGCTGGCCGTCGAGCCGGTCGCCGACGAGCTGATCGCCAAGGTCACCGAGCGGATCATGAAGCTCCGCATCGGAAACGGAGCGGATGCCGACGAGCCCGACATGGGCCCCCTCATCTCGGGCGCGCACCGCGACAAGGTGTCGTTGTACGTCGACATCGCTGAAGCCGACGGCGCGACCATCGTCGTCGACGGTCGCGGCTTCTCGGTCGACGGGCACGAGGAGGGCTTCTTCTTCGGCCCCACCCTGCTCGACGAGGTGCCCACCACTTCGCGCGCTTACACCGAGGAGATCTTCGGCCCCGTGCTCTCGGTGGTGCGCGTGAAGACGTACGAAGAGGGCCTCGCCCTCATCAACAGCGGTGAGTTCGGCAACGGCACGGCGATCTTCACCAATGACGGCGGAGCCGCCCGCCGCTTCCAGCACGAGGTGCAGGTCGGCATGATCGGCATCAACGTGCCCATCCCCGTGCCGGTGGCGTACCACTCGTTCGGCGGGTGGAAGAAGAGCCTGTTCGGCGACGCGAAGGCCTACGGCGTGCACGGCTTCGACTTCTTCACCCGCGAGAAGGCCGTCACCAGCCGCTGGCTCGACCCCGCCACCCACGGCGGCATCAACCTCGGCTTCCCCCAGAACAGCTGA
- a CDS encoding metal ABC transporter substrate-binding protein — MTRRILAPVALGAVSVLALAGCAGGTASPASSDSSGKVKVVASTDVYGSIAQAVGGEYVDVASIITSPSQDPHEYEASAQDQLTLKNAGLVIENGAGYDAFMESLIQASGTSAPVLTAVEYNHDYPGSKDHSDDDASPAPSESADDHAHAEGDGHDHIEGFNEHVWYDPHTIEDLTEAIADELGKIAPDHVADFNANAEAFTQQIAGLEDSLDAIKAKDAGKKIFVTEPVPVYLTTTAGLDNATPNEFSEAVEEGQDVPPATLLESLQLLDSGQITVMIVNPQTGGAEVTQVQNEAKSKNIPVIEFTETLPEGQTYISWMQSNITALSDALAA, encoded by the coding sequence ATGACCCGCCGCATTCTCGCCCCCGTCGCCCTCGGGGCCGTCTCCGTTCTCGCGCTCGCCGGCTGCGCCGGAGGCACCGCCTCGCCCGCTTCATCGGACTCGTCCGGAAAGGTCAAGGTCGTGGCATCCACCGACGTCTACGGCTCGATCGCCCAGGCGGTCGGCGGCGAGTACGTCGACGTGGCCTCGATCATCACCTCGCCCAGCCAGGACCCGCACGAGTACGAGGCGAGCGCGCAAGACCAGCTGACGCTGAAGAACGCCGGTCTCGTGATCGAGAACGGCGCCGGTTACGACGCGTTCATGGAGTCCCTCATCCAGGCCAGCGGCACGTCGGCTCCCGTGCTCACCGCCGTGGAGTACAACCACGACTACCCCGGGTCGAAGGATCACTCCGACGACGACGCGAGCCCCGCCCCGAGCGAGAGCGCCGACGATCACGCGCACGCCGAGGGCGACGGTCACGACCACATCGAGGGCTTCAACGAGCACGTCTGGTACGACCCCCACACCATCGAAGACCTCACCGAGGCCATCGCCGACGAACTGGGCAAGATCGCGCCCGACCACGTCGCCGACTTCAACGCCAACGCCGAGGCCTTCACCCAGCAGATCGCCGGCCTCGAGGACTCCCTCGACGCGATCAAGGCGAAGGATGCCGGCAAGAAGATCTTCGTGACCGAGCCGGTGCCGGTGTACCTGACCACGACCGCAGGCCTCGACAACGCCACCCCCAACGAGTTCAGCGAGGCGGTCGAAGAGGGCCAGGACGTCCCGCCCGCGACCCTGCTCGAATCGCTCCAGCTGTTGGATTCGGGTCAGATCACCGTCATGATCGTCAACCCGCAGACCGGCGGCGCCGAGGTCACACAGGTGCAGAACGAAGCGAAGTCCAAGAACATCCCCGTGATCGAGTTCACGGAAACGCTTCCCGAGGGACAGACTTACATCTCGTGGATGCAGAGCAACATCACGGCGCTGTCCGACGCGCTGGCGGCGTGA
- a CDS encoding metal ABC transporter ATP-binding protein translates to MSATAPLRIRGAALERGGRELWAGLDLEVEPGELVAVLGPSGSGKTTLLRAILGLERLSGGSIEALGAPVRRAGNRRIGYIPQQRPLPRETPLRGRDIIGLGVDGHRLGLPLSRKKDRARIDELLEAVGATAFGDRPVGLLSGGEQQRLRVGQALADDPALLLCDEPLTSLDLANQQAVVRLIDRHRRERDAAVLLVTHDINPVLSRVDRILYIANGRFTLGTPDEVLTTETLSALYGAPVFVVRAGGQLIVVGAPDAEDAHHHHHDEDDA, encoded by the coding sequence GTGAGCGCGACCGCACCGCTGCGCATCCGCGGAGCCGCCCTCGAAAGAGGGGGCCGGGAGCTCTGGGCCGGGCTCGACCTCGAGGTCGAGCCCGGCGAGCTCGTCGCCGTGCTCGGACCCAGCGGCTCGGGCAAGACCACGCTGCTGCGCGCGATCCTTGGGCTCGAACGCCTCAGCGGGGGATCGATCGAGGCGCTCGGAGCCCCGGTGCGCCGCGCCGGCAACCGCCGCATCGGCTACATCCCCCAACAGCGCCCCCTGCCGCGCGAGACGCCCCTCCGCGGCCGCGACATCATCGGTCTCGGGGTCGACGGGCACCGTCTCGGTCTGCCCCTGTCACGCAAGAAGGATCGCGCGCGCATCGACGAACTGCTCGAGGCCGTGGGGGCCACCGCGTTCGGCGACCGCCCCGTGGGGCTCCTCTCCGGCGGAGAGCAGCAGCGACTGCGCGTGGGCCAAGCGCTCGCCGACGACCCCGCCCTCCTGCTCTGCGACGAGCCGCTGACGAGCCTCGACCTCGCCAACCAGCAAGCCGTCGTGCGGCTCATCGACCGCCACCGTCGCGAGCGCGACGCCGCCGTGCTGCTGGTCACCCACGACATCAATCCCGTGCTGTCGCGCGTCGACCGCATCCTCTACATCGCCAACGGCCGCTTCACCCTCGGGACTCCCGACGAGGTGCTCACGACCGAGACCCTCTCGGCCCTGTACGGCGCCCCCGTGTTCGTCGTCCGCGCCGGCGGCCAGCTCATCGTCGTCGGAGCCCCGGATGCCGAGGACGCCCACCACCATCACCACGACGAGGACGACGCATGA
- a CDS encoding metal ABC transporter permease: MNWSDVGTALFGGVSQYGAILELVQNSVYAGAVLGLVGGLIGVFVMQRDMAFAVHGISELSFAGAAVALLIGVDVVSGSIVGSLIAAALIGVLGARARDRNSIIGVLMPFGLGVGILCLSLYNGRSATRFSLLTGQIVSVQSEQLGWLVVIGVAVLVALLLIWRPLRFDSLDPQSAAARGVPTTAVSLAFMLLLGLIVAVAVHIIGALLVMALLVTPAAAAMRVASGPLSVPLLAALFGFVSAVGGVLLAVAGTLPVSPYITTISFAIYLVCRLVGARRDRTTRAV; the protein is encoded by the coding sequence ATGAACTGGTCCGACGTCGGCACCGCCCTCTTCGGCGGGGTGAGCCAGTACGGCGCGATCCTCGAGCTGGTGCAGAACTCCGTCTACGCGGGTGCGGTCCTGGGCCTGGTGGGCGGCCTCATCGGCGTCTTCGTCATGCAGCGCGACATGGCCTTCGCCGTGCACGGGATCAGCGAGCTGTCCTTCGCCGGTGCCGCGGTGGCCCTGCTCATCGGCGTCGACGTCGTGTCGGGCTCGATCGTGGGCTCCCTGATCGCGGCCGCACTGATCGGGGTGCTGGGCGCCCGCGCGCGCGATCGCAACTCGATCATCGGCGTGCTCATGCCGTTCGGCCTGGGTGTCGGCATCCTGTGCCTCTCGCTCTACAACGGGCGCAGTGCGACGCGCTTCAGCCTGCTGACGGGGCAGATCGTGTCGGTGCAGAGCGAGCAGCTGGGGTGGCTCGTGGTGATCGGCGTCGCGGTGTTGGTCGCCCTTCTGCTCATCTGGCGCCCGTTGCGCTTCGACTCCCTCGACCCGCAGTCGGCGGCCGCGCGCGGAGTGCCCACCACTGCCGTGTCGCTCGCGTTCATGCTGCTGCTCGGCCTGATCGTCGCCGTGGCCGTGCACATCATCGGCGCGCTGCTGGTGATGGCGCTGTTGGTCACTCCCGCCGCGGCGGCGATGCGCGTGGCATCCGGTCCCCTCTCGGTGCCGCTGCTGGCCGCGCTGTTCGGCTTCGTCTCGGCCGTGGGCGGAGTGCTGCTCGCCGTGGCAGGAACGCTGCCGGTGAGCCCGTACATCACGACCATCTCGTTCGCGATCTACCTCGTCTGCCGCCTGGTCGGCGCCCGCCGCGATCGCACGACCCGGGCGGTCTGA